A genomic segment from Chitinophagaceae bacterium encodes:
- a CDS encoding putative metal-binding motif-containing protein, giving the protein MPTGYVANSSDCNDASANVNPGHAEVPANGIDDNCNGQIDE; this is encoded by the coding sequence ATGCCTACAGGTTATGTTGCCAATTCTTCTGATTGTAATGATGCCAGCGCAAATGTAAATCCCGGACATGCCGAAGTACCCGCTAACGGTATAGACGATAATTGTAACGGGCAAATAGATGAATAA
- a CDS encoding putative metal-binding motif-containing protein, whose amino-acid sequence MACTAPIGFVTNSGDCDDSNPAINPGATEVCDGLDNDCDGQIDEGVKTIFCRAMAMAWQRSQYNHGMYSHGFVTCFLPPPPTLMIAILQ is encoded by the coding sequence ATGGCATGTACAGCGCCAATAGGTTTTGTAACCAACTCAGGCGATTGTGATGATAGCAATCCTGCAATAAATCCCGGTGCAACAGAAGTATGCGACGGCCTCGATAACGACTGCGATGGACAAATTGACGAAGGCGTTAAAACAATTTTTTGCCGTGCGATGGCGATGGCTTGGCAACGCAGCCAATACAACCATGGCATGTACAGCCATGGTTTTGTAACCTGTTTTCTCCCCCCCCCCCCCACATTGATGATAGCAATCCTGCAATAA
- a CDS encoding putative metal-binding motif-containing protein, with product MACTAPIGFVTNSGDCDDSNPAINPGATEVCDGLDNNCDGQIDEGVKTTFYADADGDGYGNAANTTMACTAPIGFVTNSGDCDDINPAINPGATEVCDGLDNLWQRSQYNHGMYSANRFCNQLRRL from the coding sequence ATGGCATGTACAGCGCCAATAGGTTTTGTAACCAACTCAGGCGATTGTGATGATAGCAATCCTGCAATAAATCCCGGCGCAACAGAAGTATGCGACGGCCTCGATAATAATTGCGATGGCCAAATTGACGAAGGCGTTAAAACAACTTTTTATGCCGATGCAGATGGCGATGGCTATGGCAACGCAGCCAATACAACCATGGCATGTACAGCGCCAATAGGTTTTGTAACCAACTCAGGCGATTGTGATGATATCAATCCTGCAATAAATCCCGGCGCAACAGAAGTATGCGACGGCCTCGATAACCTATGGCAACGCAGCCAATACAACCATGGCATGTACAGCGCCAATAGGTTTTGTAACCAACTCAGGCGATTGTGA
- a CDS encoding Lrp/AsnC family transcriptional regulator, whose amino-acid sequence MVMAKNTASKEQTAFENVLLDANDLAILKLLQQNARITVKEISGIIHLSTTPVHERIKRMEQAGIIKQYVTLLDHRKVKKGLMVICYVSLKEHNKSAGVKFIKAVNELNEVIECYNISGEFDFMLKVVCEDMDSYYHFHVNKLSQLENMGNVQSVFVMGVIKETIQVVW is encoded by the coding sequence ATGGTAATGGCTAAAAATACTGCTTCAAAAGAACAAACGGCTTTCGAAAATGTTTTATTAGATGCCAACGACCTTGCTATTTTAAAACTGCTGCAGCAAAATGCAAGGATCACCGTTAAAGAAATTTCCGGCATTATTCACCTTAGTACCACTCCTGTTCATGAGCGTATTAAAAGAATGGAACAGGCAGGCATCATTAAGCAATATGTTACTTTGCTGGATCACCGAAAGGTTAAAAAAGGGCTCATGGTTATTTGTTATGTATCCTTAAAAGAGCATAACAAATCTGCCGGCGTAAAATTTATTAAAGCCGTTAACGAATTAAATGAAGTAATTGAATGCTATAATATCAGCGGTGAGTTTGACTTTATGCTTAAAGTGGTTTGTGAAGATATGGACAGCTATTATCATTTTCATGTGAATAAACTCAGTCAGTTAGAAAACATGGGTAATGTGCAAAGTGTGTTTGTGATGGGTGTAATTAAAGAAACTATTCAGGTTGTATGGTAA
- a CDS encoding adenosylhomocysteinase: MSTAITSAIDFKLANKVKDISLAEWGRKEIKLAEAEMPGLMSLRAEYGASQPLKGARIAGCLHMTIQTAVLIETLVALGAEVKWSSCNIFSTQDHAAAAIAAAGIGVYAWKGQTQEEADWCIEQTLFFGSPDRPLNMILDDGGDLTNIVLDKYTELIPGVKGISEETTTGVHRLYERVAKGTLPMPAINVNDSVTKSKFDNKYGCKESLVDSIRRATDIMLAGKVAVVGGYGDVGKGSAASLKGAGCRVIVTEIDPICALQAAMDGFEVKKMIDAVKEADIIVTASGCRDLITGEHFKAMKDKAVVCNIGHFDIEIDMAWLNKNYGNTKDTIKPQVDLYNVDGHDVIVLAEGRLVNLGCATGHPSFVMSNSFTNQTLAQLELWNNASKYENNVYVLPKHLDEKVARLHLKKIAVELDTLTTAQSEYLGIPVAGPFKSDMYRY, translated from the coding sequence ATGTCAACAGCTATTACAAGCGCCATAGATTTTAAACTGGCCAACAAAGTAAAAGATATCAGCCTCGCCGAATGGGGCCGTAAAGAAATTAAACTTGCCGAAGCTGAAATGCCCGGCCTTATGAGCCTTAGGGCAGAATATGGCGCAAGCCAACCTTTAAAAGGTGCACGTATAGCAGGTTGCCTCCACATGACCATTCAAACTGCGGTATTAATTGAAACACTGGTAGCCTTAGGCGCCGAAGTAAAATGGAGTTCCTGCAATATTTTTTCTACGCAGGATCATGCTGCGGCAGCAATAGCTGCAGCCGGTATTGGTGTATATGCCTGGAAAGGACAAACACAGGAAGAAGCCGACTGGTGCATAGAACAAACTTTATTTTTTGGTTCACCAGATCGTCCGTTGAATATGATTTTAGATGATGGCGGCGACCTTACCAATATTGTACTGGATAAATATACCGAACTTATACCCGGCGTAAAAGGCATAAGCGAAGAAACCACAACAGGAGTACACCGCTTATATGAAAGGGTTGCAAAAGGTACATTACCCATGCCTGCAATAAATGTAAACGACAGTGTAACCAAATCTAAATTCGATAACAAGTACGGTTGTAAAGAATCGTTGGTAGATTCCATTCGCCGGGCCACTGATATAATGCTTGCCGGTAAAGTAGCCGTTGTAGGCGGGTATGGCGATGTTGGCAAAGGATCTGCAGCATCTTTAAAAGGTGCAGGATGCAGGGTAATTGTAACCGAAATTGACCCAATATGTGCATTACAGGCAGCAATGGATGGCTTTGAAGTAAAGAAAATGATTGATGCAGTAAAAGAAGCCGACATTATTGTAACGGCAAGCGGTTGCCGGGATCTTATTACCGGCGAACATTTTAAAGCAATGAAAGACAAAGCCGTTGTATGCAATATTGGCCACTTTGATATTGAAATAGATATGGCCTGGTTAAATAAAAATTATGGCAATACCAAAGACACCATTAAACCACAGGTAGATTTATATAATGTAGATGGCCACGATGTAATTGTATTGGCAGAAGGACGCCTGGTAAACCTGGGATGTGCCACAGGCCATCCATCGTTTGTAATGAGCAATTCGTTTACCAACCAAACTTTGGCACAATTAGAATTATGGAACAATGCCAGCAAATACGAAAACAATGTGTATGTATTGCCCAAGCATTTAGATGAAAAAGTGGCAAGGCTGCATCTTAAAAAAATTGCTGTGGAGCTGGATACACTTACCACTGCACAATCAGAATACCTGGGCATACCTGTAGCAGGGCCGTTTAAATCTGATATGTACCGGTACTAA
- a CDS encoding MarR family transcriptional regulator, which produces MENINAVLFYTLEKSIKVYRKYAQTQIANAGFDITIDQWLVLKSLQENSHLSQNEIADLVFKDMASITRIIELLVKKELVERHINNSDRRKFELKITKNGKKMIELISPIVKNNRKQALKGITKLEQNNLTSRLEILINNCN; this is translated from the coding sequence ATGGAAAACATCAATGCAGTACTTTTTTATACTCTGGAAAAGTCAATTAAAGTATATAGGAAATATGCACAAACCCAAATAGCGAATGCTGGGTTTGATATAACTATAGATCAATGGCTGGTACTAAAATCTCTACAAGAAAACAGTCACTTGTCGCAAAACGAAATAGCAGATTTAGTATTCAAAGACATGGCTTCAATCACAAGAATTATTGAACTTTTGGTAAAAAAAGAATTAGTCGAAAGGCATATAAACAATAGTGATAGAAGAAAATTTGAATTAAAAATTACAAAAAATGGCAAAAAAATGATCGAATTAATCTCTCCAATAGTAAAAAACAACCGCAAACAAGCTTTAAAAGGAATCACAAAACTTGAACAAAATAATTTAACATCTCGCTTAGAAATATTAATAAACAATTGCAATTAA
- a CDS encoding ABC transporter ATP-binding protein, protein MNSLKITNLTKTYDNGVKALSNIYLEIENGMFGLLGPNGAGKSTLMKTIVGLQQPDSGGIFFNKENVIENSKFIKSQLGYLPQDFGVYPNIAAYDLLNHLAILKGLNNATTRKEQILALLEKTNLSKHKNKAVSTYSGGMRQRFGVAQALLGNPQIIIVDEPTAGLDPEERNRFNNLLSEIGENIIVILSTHLVEDVRNLCTQMTIINKGELLLSGNSEQFIDKLKGKVWKKQIDKNELVAYQNQYKIISTQLQAGKLNIRVFANENPQNVFAPIEADLEDVYFTTLQKMQ, encoded by the coding sequence ATGAACAGCTTAAAAATTACCAATCTCACAAAAACTTACGACAACGGTGTAAAAGCTTTGAGTAACATTTATTTGGAAATTGAAAACGGCATGTTTGGCTTACTAGGGCCAAATGGTGCTGGAAAATCTACTTTAATGAAAACCATTGTGGGGCTGCAGCAGCCAGATAGTGGTGGCATTTTTTTCAACAAGGAAAATGTAATTGAAAATTCAAAATTTATTAAAAGTCAATTGGGCTATTTGCCACAAGACTTTGGTGTTTATCCCAATATTGCGGCGTATGATTTGCTGAATCACTTAGCAATTTTAAAAGGTTTGAACAATGCTACTACTCGAAAGGAGCAAATTTTAGCATTATTGGAAAAAACTAATTTGTCGAAACACAAAAACAAAGCTGTAAGTACGTATAGTGGCGGAATGCGTCAGCGATTTGGCGTAGCACAAGCACTATTGGGCAATCCACAAATTATTATTGTAGATGAACCAACTGCGGGTTTAGATCCTGAGGAACGAAATCGTTTCAATAATTTGTTGAGCGAAATTGGAGAAAATATTATTGTAATACTATCAACACATTTGGTGGAAGATGTTCGAAATCTATGTACACAAATGACGATTATCAATAAAGGCGAATTGTTGTTAAGTGGCAATTCCGAACAATTTATTGATAAACTAAAGGGTAAAGTTTGGAAGAAACAAATAGATAAAAATGAATTGGTTGCTTATCAAAATCAATATAAAATTATTTCTACTCAACTGCAAGCTGGAAAGTTGAATATTAGAGTTTTTGCTAATGAAAATCCACAAAACGTATTTGCACCAATCGAAGCCGATTTAGAAGATGTTTATTTCACCACATTACAAAAAATGCAATAA